Proteins from a genomic interval of Leifsonia shinshuensis:
- a CDS encoding ROK family protein: MNAHAPADHGVAADGLGAGDAVLAFDVGGTDLKAALVDADGRIVELTRRPTPLAGDRTGEAVVAATADIAAEFRRAHPGVVPAAAGLVVPGHVDEETGVGVFSENLGWRDFPFRDRATAAFGIPVAFSHDVRAAGEAEYRLGAAAGFRDVVVMAIGTGIAGAIFIDGTLFTGGGMAGEMGHSRVADGPDCACGGRGCLEAVASAAAIARRYTALSGVPVAGAKEVLARARTGDPAAQRIWDSALDALALDLSHTVALLAPEAVVIGGGLAQAGDELFVPLAQRLDGILTFQRRPALIAARIGEDAGVIGAALRAREVAAAQAAEPARAVR; the protein is encoded by the coding sequence GTGAACGCCCACGCCCCCGCCGATCACGGTGTCGCAGCCGACGGGCTCGGCGCCGGCGACGCGGTGCTCGCCTTCGACGTCGGCGGCACCGACCTGAAGGCCGCGCTCGTGGACGCCGACGGCCGGATCGTCGAATTGACCCGGCGGCCGACGCCGCTGGCCGGCGACCGCACCGGCGAGGCCGTCGTCGCTGCGACGGCCGACATCGCCGCCGAGTTCCGCCGCGCGCATCCCGGCGTCGTCCCCGCCGCCGCGGGCCTCGTCGTCCCCGGTCACGTGGACGAGGAGACCGGGGTCGGCGTCTTCTCGGAGAACCTCGGCTGGCGCGACTTCCCGTTCCGCGACCGTGCGACGGCGGCGTTCGGGATCCCGGTGGCCTTCAGCCACGACGTGCGCGCGGCAGGAGAAGCGGAGTACCGGCTGGGCGCCGCCGCCGGCTTCCGCGATGTCGTCGTGATGGCGATCGGCACCGGCATCGCCGGCGCGATCTTCATCGACGGCACCCTGTTCACCGGCGGCGGTATGGCCGGGGAGATGGGCCACTCCCGGGTCGCGGACGGCCCGGACTGCGCCTGCGGCGGCCGCGGCTGCCTCGAAGCCGTGGCGTCGGCTGCCGCGATCGCCCGGCGCTACACCGCTCTCAGCGGCGTGCCGGTGGCCGGGGCGAAGGAGGTCCTCGCCCGCGCCCGCACCGGCGACCCGGCCGCGCAGCGGATCTGGGACTCCGCGCTGGACGCGCTCGCCCTCGACCTCTCCCACACCGTCGCCCTGCTCGCCCCTGAGGCGGTCGTGATCGGCGGCGGCCTCGCACAGGCCGGCGACGAGCTGTTCGTGCCGCTGGCCCAGCGGCTGGACGGCATCCTCACCTTCCAGCGCCGCCCGGCGCTCATCGCGGCACGCATCGGCGAGGACGCCGGCGTGATCGGCGCGGCGCTGCGGGCGCGGGAGGTCGCGGCGGCGCAGGCGGCGGAGCCGGCGAGGGCCGTCCGATGA
- a CDS encoding SIS domain-containing protein, giving the protein MTHTPPGAHMEAELRSQPETWARAAALRAEQSLLPASGQRIAVVGCGTSWFMAQSYAVLRESAGHGETDAYAASEAVVDRDYDAIVAISRSGTTTEVIELLDGLPTGRRPRTIAVVGAPGTPLLDLADDAVLLPFADETSVVQTRFATTALALMRASLGHDLGAAIDQAAEAVDAELDDALVSADQYSFLGSGWTVGLAHEAALKMREASQSWTESYPAKEYRHGPIAIAAPGRVTWMLGDAPDGLSRDVAATGARYEDAPIDGLADLVRAQRVALERARRAGLDPDRPRNLTRSVILTS; this is encoded by the coding sequence GTGACGCACACCCCACCGGGAGCCCACATGGAGGCCGAGCTGCGATCGCAGCCGGAGACCTGGGCGCGCGCCGCCGCGCTGCGCGCCGAGCAGTCTCTGCTGCCGGCCTCCGGCCAGCGGATCGCCGTGGTCGGCTGCGGCACGTCCTGGTTCATGGCGCAGTCCTACGCGGTGCTGCGGGAGTCCGCCGGTCACGGCGAGACCGACGCCTACGCGGCCTCCGAGGCCGTCGTGGACCGCGACTACGACGCGATCGTCGCGATCAGCCGCTCCGGCACGACGACCGAGGTCATCGAGCTGCTCGACGGCCTGCCGACGGGACGGCGGCCCCGCACGATCGCGGTGGTCGGCGCTCCGGGCACCCCGCTGCTGGACCTGGCGGACGACGCGGTGCTGCTGCCGTTCGCCGACGAGACCTCCGTCGTGCAGACCCGGTTCGCAACGACCGCGCTGGCGCTGATGCGGGCCTCCCTCGGCCACGACCTCGGCGCCGCCATCGACCAGGCGGCGGAGGCGGTCGACGCCGAGCTCGACGACGCCCTGGTCTCCGCCGACCAGTACAGCTTCCTCGGCTCCGGCTGGACCGTCGGGCTGGCGCACGAGGCCGCCCTCAAGATGCGCGAGGCGTCGCAGTCCTGGACCGAGTCCTACCCCGCCAAGGAGTACCGGCACGGCCCGATCGCGATCGCCGCGCCGGGCCGCGTCACCTGGATGCTGGGAGACGCGCCCGACGGCCTCTCCCGCGACGTCGCCGCGACCGGCGCCCGCTACGAGGACGCGCCGATCGACGGCCTCGCCGACCTGGTGCGCGCCCAGCGCGTCGCACTGGAGCGCGCCAGGCGGGCCGGCCTCGACCCGGATCGTCCCCGCAACCTGACCCGATCTGTCATCCTGACCTCGTGA
- a CDS encoding extracellular solute-binding protein, with protein MKKSLRWGAAVATATVATLTLASCGFSNGSGGSAGGSTQLNLMVASYSDNTKAEWQGIIKDFEAANKGTTVNLDVESWTDINNVIKTRIQAGKQPDILNIDAFAGFAADNLLYPAKDIVSAKTLDDFQPAFNTNASIDGTQWGLPFIASARALFYNKDDFAKAGITDPPKTWADFEADAVKLKAAGVTPYGMPLGSEEAQAETAIWFYGAGGGYGDAKKLTIDSAENVTGATEMQKIITQGLTEANPGSTNRTPLMNVFIQGQLGMQIGLPPIVGQIKDKNPSLKYGIAPIPTKDGSPFTLGVADHLMAFKNKTDKKDAIKKFLDYFYTPAVYTKWVGQEGFLPTTKSGADQMGSDATIKPFLDLLPNAKFYPSTNPNWSAAQGAIQSQIGQLGQGANPSDLLKSIQAKASGQ; from the coding sequence ATGAAGAAGTCTCTGCGATGGGGGGCCGCTGTCGCCACGGCGACGGTCGCCACCCTGACGCTCGCATCGTGCGGCTTCAGCAACGGGTCGGGCGGCTCGGCGGGCGGAAGCACCCAGCTGAACCTGATGGTCGCCAGCTATTCGGACAACACCAAGGCCGAGTGGCAGGGCATCATCAAGGACTTCGAGGCCGCCAACAAGGGCACCACCGTCAACCTCGACGTCGAGTCGTGGACCGACATCAACAACGTCATCAAGACGCGCATCCAGGCGGGCAAGCAGCCGGACATCCTGAACATCGACGCGTTCGCCGGCTTCGCGGCAGACAACCTGCTCTACCCGGCGAAGGACATCGTGTCCGCCAAGACGCTCGACGACTTCCAGCCGGCGTTCAACACGAACGCGAGCATCGACGGCACCCAGTGGGGGCTCCCGTTCATCGCCTCGGCCCGCGCCCTGTTCTACAACAAGGACGACTTCGCCAAGGCCGGGATCACCGACCCGCCCAAGACCTGGGCGGACTTCGAGGCCGACGCCGTCAAGCTCAAGGCCGCCGGGGTCACGCCGTACGGCATGCCGCTCGGCTCCGAGGAGGCCCAGGCGGAGACCGCGATCTGGTTCTACGGCGCGGGCGGCGGCTACGGCGACGCGAAGAAGCTGACCATCGACAGCGCCGAGAACGTGACCGGCGCGACAGAGATGCAGAAGATCATCACGCAGGGCCTCACGGAGGCGAACCCCGGTTCGACCAACCGCACCCCGCTGATGAACGTCTTCATCCAGGGCCAGCTCGGCATGCAGATCGGCCTCCCGCCGATCGTCGGCCAGATCAAGGACAAGAACCCGTCGCTCAAGTACGGCATCGCGCCGATCCCGACCAAGGACGGCTCGCCCTTCACGCTGGGCGTGGCGGACCACCTGATGGCGTTCAAGAACAAGACCGACAAGAAGGACGCGATCAAGAAGTTCCTCGACTACTTCTACACGCCGGCCGTCTACACCAAGTGGGTCGGTCAGGAGGGCTTCCTGCCCACCACCAAGTCCGGCGCCGACCAGATGGGCTCCGACGCGACCATCAAGCCGTTCCTCGACCTGCTGCCGAACGCCAAGTTCTACCCGTCGACGAACCCGAACTGGTCGGCCGCCCAGGGCGCCATCCAGAGCCAGATCGGTCAGCTGGGTCAGGGCGCCAACCCGTCCGACCTGCTGAAGTCCATCCAGGCGAAGGCTTCGGGCCAGTAA
- a CDS encoding carbohydrate ABC transporter permease, whose translation MSSTIETTTTGAATGRPRRGAPRAGHGNTTSLWNAVPWTLPALILIFGIVLFPAGYMIFNSTRRISVAGVDHGSVGLQNYITVLSRPETPGILLNTFIWVVSVVVITVVISLALAQFLDKNFPGRRWVRMAIIVPWAASVVMTTTVFVYGLDPFYGIINKFLVDIHVLAQPFGFTKEPLPAFLSSIGIAVFVSLPFTTYTILAGLAGIPGDMLEAAKVDGAGAVRSYFGVTLPNLRPAIALASLINIINVFNSLPILKLMTGSIPGYKADTTTTYVFKLLQNEQRIDLSSALSVINFLIVLVVVALYLWIVKPMKEVS comes from the coding sequence ATGAGCTCGACGATCGAAACGACCACGACGGGGGCGGCGACCGGCCGTCCCCGTCGCGGGGCGCCGCGCGCCGGGCACGGCAACACCACCTCGCTGTGGAACGCCGTGCCCTGGACGCTGCCGGCGCTCATCCTCATCTTCGGCATCGTGCTGTTCCCCGCCGGCTACATGATCTTCAACTCGACCCGGAGGATCTCGGTCGCCGGCGTCGACCACGGATCGGTCGGCCTGCAGAACTACATCACGGTCCTCTCCCGCCCGGAGACCCCGGGCATCCTCCTCAACACCTTCATCTGGGTCGTCTCGGTGGTTGTCATCACCGTGGTGATCTCGCTGGCGCTCGCGCAGTTCCTGGACAAGAACTTCCCCGGCCGGCGCTGGGTGCGGATGGCCATCATCGTCCCCTGGGCGGCGAGCGTCGTGATGACCACCACGGTGTTCGTCTACGGGCTCGACCCGTTCTACGGCATCATCAACAAGTTCCTGGTGGACATCCACGTGCTCGCGCAGCCGTTCGGCTTCACCAAGGAGCCGCTGCCGGCGTTCCTCTCGTCCATCGGGATCGCGGTGTTCGTGTCGCTGCCGTTCACGACCTACACGATCCTGGCCGGACTCGCCGGCATCCCGGGCGACATGCTCGAGGCGGCGAAGGTCGACGGCGCGGGCGCGGTGCGCTCCTACTTCGGCGTGACGCTGCCGAACCTCCGTCCGGCGATCGCGCTGGCCAGCCTCATCAACATCATCAACGTGTTCAACTCGCTGCCGATCCTCAAGCTGATGACCGGATCGATCCCCGGCTACAAGGCCGACACGACGACCACCTACGTGTTCAAGCTGCTGCAGAACGAGCAGCGCATCGACCTGTCCAGCGCGCTCAGCGTGATCAACTTCCTGATCGTGCTCGTGGTCGTCGCGCTCTACCTGTGGATCGTGAAGCCGATGAAGGAGGTCTCGTGA
- a CDS encoding ABC transporter permease subunit translates to MTAPAPVALAGAPTRASAPRRRPRSGFSWRAAGKVIAGVVIALVFIAPYLIMLVGSFKSRDNILAVPPTYLPTQWHPENYLTMWSTPETPLPLNLISTIVISVFATLLVLLVCVPAAYYTARFRFPGRGVFLFLVIVTQMLQPTVLATGLFKEMVALGINDTWLAMILVNAAFNLAFAIWIMHTFFAGVPKEVDEAAQLDGAGKWTVLLRVQLPLVWPGIVTAIIYTFVASWNEFAASLVILSTDANQPLSVALTKFVGQYDAAWQYVFAVSIVAVIPVVILFALIEKRLVGGLTAGSVK, encoded by the coding sequence GTGACCGCGCCAGCCCCCGTCGCGCTCGCCGGAGCGCCCACGCGCGCCTCCGCGCCGCGCCGCCGCCCGCGCTCGGGCTTCTCCTGGCGCGCCGCCGGCAAGGTGATCGCCGGCGTCGTCATCGCGCTCGTGTTCATCGCGCCGTACCTGATCATGCTGGTCGGCTCGTTCAAGAGCCGGGACAACATCCTCGCAGTGCCGCCGACCTACCTGCCCACGCAGTGGCACCCGGAGAACTACCTCACGATGTGGTCGACTCCGGAGACCCCGCTGCCGCTCAACCTGATCTCGACCATCGTGATCTCGGTGTTCGCGACGCTGCTGGTGCTCCTGGTCTGCGTTCCTGCCGCCTACTACACAGCACGGTTCCGGTTCCCGGGCCGTGGGGTGTTCCTCTTCCTCGTGATCGTCACCCAGATGCTGCAGCCGACGGTGCTGGCCACCGGTCTGTTCAAGGAGATGGTCGCGCTCGGGATCAACGACACCTGGCTGGCGATGATCCTGGTCAACGCCGCGTTCAACCTCGCGTTCGCGATCTGGATCATGCACACGTTCTTCGCCGGCGTGCCCAAGGAGGTCGACGAGGCGGCGCAGCTCGACGGGGCGGGGAAGTGGACGGTGCTGCTGCGCGTCCAGCTCCCGCTGGTCTGGCCGGGGATCGTGACGGCGATCATCTACACCTTCGTCGCATCCTGGAACGAGTTCGCGGCGAGCCTGGTCATCCTCTCCACCGACGCCAACCAGCCGCTCTCGGTCGCGCTCACCAAGTTCGTCGGCCAGTACGACGCCGCCTGGCAGTACGTGTTCGCGGTCTCGATCGTCGCGGTCATCCCCGTGGTGATCCTCTTCGCGCTCATCGAGAAGCGGCTCGTCGGAGGCCTGACGGCGGGCAGCGTCAAGTAG
- a CDS encoding mannosyltransferase family protein: protein MTAGTTSSLHPADPAGPATEAARVRLLGRDVPWWAGVLAVYAASRVVTTLFMLALYLIAGALHWEGGSPQAHPTFLGFAGTWDASYYRRIVEHGYPATLPVDADGDVRQNEWAFLPLYPLIVRVLMTATGLGFPAAGVLVAVLCGAAASLVLFRLVASRLGSVSGLWAAVFFCFGPLSFVLQIAYAESLFFLLLFAALVAIMARRYWAVIPLGVAAAFTRPGELALPLTLGILYVVRALRARRGREPFAVRDRVAMIVAGAVTAVAGLAWPLIAASVTGTPGAYVETELSWWTGFIGRVAFVPLTPWFLFTWRYASVAGALLVVAAIGGYVWLLNRPGIRALGTEVVAYAASYALYLFAVFLPQQSLFRLLMPLAPLAGAPGLTHNRRARTIVLAAGIALQPVALILLWFIGYP, encoded by the coding sequence ATGACGGCCGGCACGACGAGTTCTCTGCACCCGGCGGATCCCGCCGGGCCCGCGACCGAGGCCGCCCGTGTGCGGCTCCTGGGCAGGGACGTCCCGTGGTGGGCGGGCGTCCTCGCGGTCTACGCGGCCTCCCGCGTCGTCACGACCCTCTTCATGCTGGCGCTCTACCTGATCGCCGGCGCCCTGCACTGGGAGGGCGGGAGCCCCCAGGCGCACCCCACCTTCCTCGGCTTCGCCGGCACCTGGGACGCGTCCTACTACCGGCGCATCGTGGAGCACGGCTACCCCGCCACGCTGCCCGTGGACGCGGACGGCGATGTGCGGCAGAACGAGTGGGCGTTCCTCCCGCTCTACCCGCTCATCGTCCGCGTGCTCATGACGGCGACCGGGCTGGGCTTCCCCGCGGCGGGTGTGCTGGTCGCCGTGCTCTGCGGCGCCGCGGCGAGTCTCGTGCTCTTCCGCCTCGTCGCGTCCCGGCTGGGGTCGGTGAGCGGGCTCTGGGCGGCGGTGTTCTTCTGCTTCGGCCCGCTCTCGTTCGTCCTCCAGATCGCCTACGCCGAGAGCCTGTTCTTCCTCCTGCTCTTCGCCGCGCTCGTCGCGATCATGGCGCGGAGGTACTGGGCCGTCATCCCGCTCGGCGTCGCCGCCGCGTTCACCCGGCCGGGCGAGCTGGCCCTCCCGCTCACCCTCGGGATCCTCTACGTGGTGCGCGCGCTCCGGGCGCGGCGCGGACGCGAGCCCTTCGCCGTCCGGGACCGGGTCGCGATGATCGTGGCCGGGGCGGTGACGGCGGTCGCCGGGCTCGCCTGGCCGCTGATCGCGGCGAGCGTCACCGGGACGCCGGGAGCCTACGTCGAGACCGAGCTGTCCTGGTGGACCGGGTTCATCGGACGCGTCGCGTTCGTTCCGCTGACGCCCTGGTTCCTGTTCACCTGGCGGTACGCGAGCGTCGCGGGCGCGCTGCTGGTGGTCGCCGCGATCGGCGGGTACGTCTGGCTGCTGAACCGGCCCGGCATCCGGGCGCTGGGGACCGAAGTGGTCGCGTACGCGGCCAGCTACGCGCTCTACCTGTTCGCGGTCTTCCTGCCGCAGCAGAGCCTTTTCCGGCTGCTGATGCCGCTCGCCCCGCTGGCGGGCGCCCCCGGGCTGACGCACAACCGGCGCGCACGCACGATCGTGCTCGCCGCGGGGATCGCGCTGCAGCCCGTCGCGCTGATCCTGCTGTGGTTCATCGGCTACCCCTGA
- a CDS encoding helix-turn-helix transcriptional regulator, whose translation MTDLRPAAAPLAGREHTLALVRELLFSGGADVDVVGAPLSGRSSVADAVAASAADAHRTVLRIGGVRGLRATPLAALHAAGFGVSAAPERRGASPLQLAIDALTGAVGAGPATIVADDADLLDDASLGAIDAVRRVTAASVLRTRSRPDPDASAPYVVELAPLDYEELRSVVTERLGSPVDATAMSRVFALTGGNVGLALALTDVAVLEGRLVLRAGAWCAAKALWSPALRGVVAARLDDLTPSERAALATIASAGVGDVSSARGLVEPAAIDGLRAAGVLRVLPHGDRRIIVLDPPLLAESFREEAGRRHEEAVASTRVPDPVFAQLVHAAAEARHEAAGARWKHERSGGTSLALAQALLARLGTDPGAADELDDLLAASAGLRDDPVAAAELAVLHARRSLAAGDGHAEVVAALRDRVTELGPHARIADAAAVLLAVELGAAPVGGDGPRDDPDLPHPVRARLLEACQAQALRSGRFVDAAGHFHELRRLPGAPVPASAEAAHAYALLGAGRHAEAVAWATRGAAAAHDRLDAGALRAHSVALGLCHLLADDDAAAAEALATASTLGSPAIPGAAVQVGLGVLGAVAAVRRGDTARAERIRDELAAARAARPDAAAASAAEPTPAARWGVRWIDAQLTAGRGRPDEAAGMLRELATDLTASGELALAALALLTALEQAPDAEGVDEAHRLLARQQSELHDAHLAFLLARAAPDRAQLPAVAARLAASGRTRHAAALVASGRPGTTESPATTEGGFFSTPIALTEREREIVRLVAGGLSNPQIAARLVLSVRTVESHVSRVMRKTSAGSRGELAAVAGRLAS comes from the coding sequence ATGACCGATCTCCGTCCTGCTGCCGCGCCGCTCGCCGGCCGGGAGCACACGCTCGCGCTCGTCCGCGAGCTGCTGTTCTCCGGCGGGGCGGACGTCGACGTGGTGGGCGCACCGCTCAGCGGACGGTCGAGCGTCGCGGACGCGGTCGCGGCCTCCGCCGCCGACGCCCACCGCACCGTGCTGCGGATCGGCGGCGTCCGCGGGCTCCGCGCGACTCCGCTCGCCGCCCTGCACGCGGCGGGCTTCGGCGTGTCCGCGGCGCCGGAGCGTCGCGGCGCCTCTCCGCTGCAGCTGGCCATCGACGCGCTGACGGGCGCTGTGGGCGCCGGGCCCGCGACGATCGTGGCCGACGACGCCGATCTGCTGGACGACGCCTCGCTCGGCGCGATCGACGCGGTGCGCCGCGTCACCGCGGCGTCCGTCCTCCGTACGCGGTCGCGCCCCGACCCGGACGCGTCCGCCCCGTACGTGGTAGAGCTGGCGCCGCTCGACTACGAGGAGCTCCGGTCGGTCGTGACCGAACGCCTCGGCTCGCCGGTCGACGCGACCGCGATGAGCCGGGTGTTCGCGCTCACCGGCGGCAACGTCGGGCTCGCGCTCGCGCTGACCGACGTCGCCGTGCTCGAAGGACGGCTGGTGCTGCGGGCGGGCGCCTGGTGCGCGGCGAAGGCACTGTGGAGCCCCGCGCTCCGCGGGGTCGTGGCGGCGCGCCTGGACGACCTCACGCCCTCCGAGCGCGCCGCGCTCGCGACGATCGCCTCTGCCGGCGTCGGGGACGTCTCCTCCGCCCGCGGGCTCGTGGAGCCCGCGGCGATCGACGGGCTGCGAGCGGCGGGCGTGCTCCGCGTGCTCCCGCACGGGGATCGCCGCATCATCGTGCTCGACCCGCCGCTGCTCGCCGAGAGCTTCCGCGAGGAGGCCGGCCGCCGCCACGAGGAGGCCGTGGCGTCCACGCGTGTCCCCGACCCGGTGTTCGCGCAGCTCGTGCACGCTGCCGCCGAAGCACGCCACGAGGCGGCCGGCGCCCGCTGGAAGCACGAGCGGTCCGGCGGCACCTCGCTCGCCCTCGCGCAGGCGCTCCTGGCCCGGCTCGGGACCGACCCGGGAGCGGCGGACGAGCTCGACGACCTCCTGGCCGCGTCCGCCGGACTCCGCGACGACCCCGTCGCGGCGGCCGAGCTCGCCGTGCTGCACGCCCGCCGGTCGCTGGCCGCCGGCGACGGGCACGCGGAGGTCGTCGCCGCTCTCCGCGACCGCGTGACGGAGCTCGGGCCGCACGCGCGGATCGCGGACGCCGCCGCCGTGCTGCTCGCGGTCGAGCTCGGGGCCGCTCCGGTCGGCGGCGACGGACCGCGGGACGACCCGGACCTCCCCCACCCGGTCCGGGCGAGACTGCTCGAGGCGTGCCAGGCGCAGGCGCTGCGCAGCGGCCGGTTCGTCGACGCCGCCGGCCACTTCCACGAGCTCCGCCGTCTCCCCGGGGCGCCTGTGCCCGCGTCGGCCGAGGCCGCCCACGCCTACGCCTTGCTCGGGGCGGGACGGCACGCGGAGGCCGTCGCCTGGGCGACCCGGGGCGCCGCCGCCGCGCACGACCGGTTGGACGCCGGCGCGCTGCGCGCCCACAGCGTCGCCCTGGGCCTCTGCCACCTCCTGGCCGACGACGACGCCGCCGCGGCCGAAGCCCTGGCCACCGCGTCGACGCTCGGCTCCCCCGCGATCCCCGGCGCCGCGGTCCAGGTCGGGCTCGGCGTGCTGGGAGCGGTGGCCGCCGTGCGTCGCGGCGACACCGCGCGCGCCGAGCGCATCCGCGACGAGCTCGCCGCCGCGCGTGCCGCCCGGCCGGATGCCGCCGCGGCCTCCGCCGCGGAGCCGACTCCGGCGGCGCGGTGGGGCGTCCGCTGGATCGACGCGCAGCTGACCGCCGGCCGGGGGCGCCCCGACGAGGCGGCGGGAATGCTCCGCGAGCTCGCCACCGACCTCACCGCGTCCGGCGAGCTCGCGCTGGCCGCGCTCGCCCTCCTCACCGCGCTCGAACAAGCGCCGGACGCGGAAGGGGTGGACGAGGCGCACCGGCTGCTGGCGCGGCAGCAGTCGGAGCTGCACGACGCGCACCTCGCCTTCCTGCTGGCGCGGGCGGCGCCCGACCGCGCGCAGCTGCCCGCGGTCGCAGCCCGGCTCGCCGCGAGCGGACGCACACGCCACGCCGCCGCCCTCGTCGCCTCCGGACGCCCGGGCACGACAGAAAGCCCGGCCACGACGGAGGGCGGCTTCTTCTCGACGCCGATCGCCCTCACCGAGCGGGAGCGGGAGATCGTCCGCCTCGTCGCCGGCGGCCTCAGCAACCCGCAGATCGCCGCGCGGCTGGTGCTCAGCGTCCGGACGGTGGAGAGCCACGTCAGCCGGGTGATGCGCAAGACCTCCGCGGGCAGCCGGGGGGAGCTGGCGGCCGTCGCCGGCCGGCTCGCGTCCTGA